A window of the Peromyscus leucopus breed LL Stock chromosome 22, UCI_PerLeu_2.1, whole genome shotgun sequence genome harbors these coding sequences:
- the Dnajc5g gene encoding dnaJ homolog subfamily C member 5G isoform X3 gives MPHADDTARRLSQTGTSLYAVLELKKGAQPEEIKRAYRFRPSPSFNPDKNPGDTQAGEFFKEINTAHAVLSDPTKKKIYDQHGSLGIYLLDHFGEEGVKYYFIANSCWFKTLVILCCLLTCCCCCCCCCFCCGALSPPPEEVPKKQQQKNVYCQQPNVCSQPKRSGAPQKTEMEDEDSED, from the exons ATGCCTCACGCAGATGACACAGCCCGGCGACTGTCCCAGACTGGAACCAGCCTCTATGCAGTGCTAGAACTAAAGAAAGGTGCCCAGCCGGAAGAGATCAAGAGAGCCTACAGGTTCAGACCCTCACCTTCATTCAACCCTG ACAAGAATCCGGGGGACACTCAAGCAGGAGAATTCTTCAAAGAGATCAACACAGCCCATGCTGTACTCAGTGACCCTACCAAGAAGAAGATCTACGACCAACATGGCTCATTGGGAATATACCTGCTTGATCATTTTGGTGAAGAAGGCGTCAAATACTATTTTATAGCCAACAGTTGTTGGTTCAAG ACACTCGTCATCCTCTGCTGCCTTCTgacctgttgctgctgctgctgctgctgctgcttttgttgTGGAGCTCTCAGTCCACCCCCCGAGGAAGTTcccaagaagcagcagcagaagaatGTCTATTGTCAGCAACCGAACGTCTGTTCGCAGCCAAAGAGATCAG GAGCACCCCAGAAAactgagatggaagatgaagacagTGAGGATTAG
- the Dnajc5g gene encoding dnaJ homolog subfamily C member 5G isoform X5: MPHADDTARRLSQTGTSLYAVLELKKGAQPEEIKRAYRKLALKYHPDKNPGDTQAGEFFKEINTAHAVLSDPTKKKIYDQHGSLGIYLLDHFGEEGVKYYFIANSCWFKTLVILCCLLTCCCCCCCCCFCCGALSPPPEEVPKKQQQKNVYCQQPNVCSQPKRSGAPQKTEMEDEDSED; encoded by the exons ATGCCTCACGCAGATGACACAGCCCGGCGACTGTCCCAGACTGGAACCAGCCTCTATGCAGTGCTAGAACTAAAGAAAGGTGCCCAGCCGGAAGAGATCAAGAGAGCCTACAG GAAACTGGCCTTGAAATATCATCCAGACAAGAATCCGGGGGACACTCAAGCAGGAGAATTCTTCAAAGAGATCAACACAGCCCATGCTGTACTCAGTGACCCTACCAAGAAGAAGATCTACGACCAACATGGCTCATTGGGAATATACCTGCTTGATCATTTTGGTGAAGAAGGCGTCAAATACTATTTTATAGCCAACAGTTGTTGGTTCAAG ACACTCGTCATCCTCTGCTGCCTTCTgacctgttgctgctgctgctgctgctgctgcttttgttgTGGAGCTCTCAGTCCACCCCCCGAGGAAGTTcccaagaagcagcagcagaagaatGTCTATTGTCAGCAACCGAACGTCTGTTCGCAGCCAAAGAGATCAG GAGCACCCCAGAAAactgagatggaagatgaagacagTGAGGATTAG
- the Dnajc5g gene encoding dnaJ homolog subfamily C member 5G isoform X4 → MPHADDTARRLSQTGTSLYAVLELKKGAQPEEIKRAYRFRPSPSFNPDKNPGDTQAGEFFKEINTAHAVLSDPTKKKIYDQHGSLGIYLLDHFGEEGVKYYFIANSCWFKTLVILCCLLTCCCCCCCCCFCCGALSPPPEEVPKKQQQKNVYCQQPNVCSQPKRSGNTVTITCHAAHRTC, encoded by the exons ATGCCTCACGCAGATGACACAGCCCGGCGACTGTCCCAGACTGGAACCAGCCTCTATGCAGTGCTAGAACTAAAGAAAGGTGCCCAGCCGGAAGAGATCAAGAGAGCCTACAGGTTCAGACCCTCACCTTCATTCAACCCTG ACAAGAATCCGGGGGACACTCAAGCAGGAGAATTCTTCAAAGAGATCAACACAGCCCATGCTGTACTCAGTGACCCTACCAAGAAGAAGATCTACGACCAACATGGCTCATTGGGAATATACCTGCTTGATCATTTTGGTGAAGAAGGCGTCAAATACTATTTTATAGCCAACAGTTGTTGGTTCAAG ACACTCGTCATCCTCTGCTGCCTTCTgacctgttgctgctgctgctgctgctgctgcttttgttgTGGAGCTCTCAGTCCACCCCCCGAGGAAGTTcccaagaagcagcagcagaagaatGTCTATTGTCAGCAACCGAACGTCTGTTCGCAGCCAAAGAGATCAG GTAACACAGTGACCATCACCTGCCACGCAGCCCACCGGACATGTTGA